AACATGCACGCCGGACAAGGTCCGCGTCCGCCGAGAATGGAGAACACTCCCTGCCGAGCAGAGGAGAGCCTTTGTAGCTGCTATTGAGTGTATGCAGAGTTCCCCGAGCTTGTATGAGCCGGGAGTGATGCCTGCTGCAAAGACTTTGTATGATGACTTTGTGGCTATCCACCTCAAGCAGACTCCTGTCATTCACAGAACGGTAAGAGCGCAAGTTTGGTGTAAGAAAAACGATGTTGTGCCGAGAGCTAACCTTTCTCTTGTTCTTCTGCCTAGGCTAATTTCCAGGTCTGGCATCGCCTGTACACAGACGTGTTTGAGCAAAAGGTCCGCGAATGCGGTTATACTGGTAAGCATTTGTGGCTTATTGCCTGACCATCTGTCAGTATACATCTGACACAATCTTAGGTACGTTTCCCTTCTGGGAATGGGGTTATGATGCGGAAGACCCTACGCTGTCACCTCTCTTTGACGGATCGGACACTTCCATCGGCAGCAACGGCGCCTTTGTTCCTCATGAAGGCCTCGAAATTCACCAGGCTCACACCAACGTAACCCTCAAGCTCGAGCCCGGGTCTGGTGGTGGGTGTGTCATGTCGGGCCCCTTCTCCAAAATGACGGTCAACCTCCCCGTCGTTCAGAACACAGACACTCCTCTCGCTGCGGACCCGCGCTGCCTGCAGCGAGACCTGAACAAGCACGTCTCTTCTCGACACACCACATTCCGGAACACGACGCTCCTTCTGACTGAGCACAACACTCTCGAGTCGTTCTGGGGCTTTTTGAATGGTGATGATCGTTACATCAACCCCTTTGAGCTAGGAGTTCATGCCGCTGGCCACTGGCAGCTCGGAGGCGACTCGGGCAACAACTTCTTCATCTCTCCGGCTGACCCAGCATTCTTCCTGCACCACAGCCAGATCGACCGTGTTTATTGGATCTGGCAGATGCTTGACTGGGAGAACAGGCAGGATATCTTTGGTACTGTCACGATGCAAAATATTCCCCCGAGCCGCAACGGCACTTTGGACGACCTGGTTGATCTTCGGCCTTTGGCTGAGCCAAGAAAGCTGAGGGACCTTATGAGCACGATTGGAATTGGTGGCTCTCCGTTTTGCTACGTCTACGAGGGGTAGTTGCTCCTGTGGTATCAGATCAAGATTAGGGGGAACAGAATGGCAGTCGTTGAAGGGCCTGGAATGCCCGATAATTACTTTCCTATGTACTTTGAATACTTCAACCATAATTCATCCTTCTTTAACCCATTCATGTCCTCGTCCCTTAAACATATTGCTAGTGCGATGCTGCCATCTAGTGCCTTGGGAAGCAGGTAGCCAAGACTCTCCACGGGTGTGAATTGCGGTCTCCGGACCGACTCAGGCTTGCCCAATCCCAATCCAAAGTCGTGCTCATAAAGATCGAGTTTCGCCCAGGAACTAAAAGCCAAATCTCTATCGAGATGAAGGGTCCCGGTGAATGAGAAGACACTCTTATCGGCCGCTTGGTTCATGAGTGTCGCCAAAGCTCGTACTCCATAGCTCAAGGCTGTAGGATCCACAGCAGATCGGAGCTGAGATGCCGCTTCCCCCAGTGGTCTTTCGACGAGGTCCTTGATCGCCATGGAATTTTTCGTCATGCTTTGTATGAGGGCTGGAAACGTTTGAGGGATTCCCATCTATCCTCGCACATTGATAGCTCGAGCGAGCTTAGTTGCCGCGTCGTTCGGTAAGCGCTTCACACGAATGCGACTGATTGACTGCCAGATGAAGGCAGTAAGGGCATCGTCTGTTGTGATATAGCCTGACTTGACCGTCTCCGAAGCCAATGACTTTAAGGCTGAAAGAGAAGCTGCAGAAAAGTCAAAGTAGGCCCAGCTGCACGTGGCAGGTGCCGTTGCCGGCGTTGCTGAGGGCTTGATGATCATCGCATCAGTCTCGAGCCCACCCTCAAAGTCGTCGAGGAGGGGAATAATGTTGTGTCGTGACAGGTTTCCAGTTgcaatttcctcttcggTGAAGTCTTCGCCCTTACACGCCTTGGACAGGAGTTTGATGAGTTGTCCTTGCCCGGTTCCATCGAGTACCTGATGGTGGCCAAGGAATGCGAGAATAAGCCCGCCTTTGATGAACGTAGCTTGGGTGATGAAAACTGGCTCAGGTTTCCCTACTAGATTGGGGTCGATGGGTAGAGTCGGGCGAGGACAGACGATGCTTTCGTCAAGCATGGCGAAGGGAAAGCCTGACGTTTTCATGTCTTTCATCGACGATACTGATGGGTCCTCTCTCAGATCCTTGACAATCAAGGGCGGGGTTGGTTCCAGTGGCGCGATCTTGAAGATGCCAGTGTTACCTTCGCTCGCGCCCTCGTTGATTATCTGCCCTGCAACCCAGGGAAACCCGGCGGTAAGTCGCTCAAGACCGCTTGTCAGAGTTTTGGTGATGTTTGCATAGGATTGGTCATCTTCGACGGAAAAGCAGACCGCTATCTGGGTGTAGATTTTGAGAGTGGGCTGCTGGCCCAGAATCTCGATAGGCTCGTCCATGTTTTTTGAAGTGACTTGAAGTATGCAAATGTCAGAAAACGCAACTGTGTCGCTGGAGATGCGAAGGGGTCTGTGATGTGGTGATGTCGAGTGAGTTGAAGTCGGAAGGAATTGACTGCAAGCCCGTCATGTCATCCCTGGTATTTAATCACACGGGGCTGCAGGTGAATAAGTAATACTACGGAGTAAGCAACATGCTCTATTCAAACATTGTCATACCTAGCAGCCCTGAATACCCACAATGAATCATCATGGCTCACTGCAGCAGCCAACTCTCATTGGTTCGACAATCTTACGTCGCCCCCATCTCGCAGGAGGAAGTCCACCCCCAAAACAAGCAACCGTGACGGCATAGGATGCTCGAGACGTGACAGAAAGACCGCAACGGCGATGTTCGTGAGAAGGCCGCAGACGGGTGCTGGAAGGGAGTACAAGGACGACGTTAACATCGAGAAACCACGAACATCCTGTAGGCACAGTGCCGTGAGCTGCTCGCTGGCGTTAagtgcccccccccccccaaacaAGGAAGACGGTGATGCATACCGAGGTAAATGGTTCGTTTTCCCATAGCTCGTTGGGGCCGCCCTCCTAGCTTTTGGTGGTGCATTCAAAAGATGTAAACAGGCACGAGAGCCACACCTGTGCCGAGGAGCACGATGTTGAGCGGTTGACGCATATGCTGGGCCGCGTCAGAGTCCGTAACGATACCAAGGACATAGGACATGAAAGCCAGGCTCGTGCTAATGATCAATGCTCCAATTCAATTCAGCTCTTTTCGCAGGCGAATAAGAGTATTCCAGCCCAAAGGCGCGGCGTCATCAACGCTAACTGGAAGTGCCCACAGGGCAATGGCCAAAACAACGACATGAAGGATCGCAGCAGCATGAAGCCCCCATCGCCACCCGACAGTGCCGCTGAAAACATCGCCCAGGGCAAGACCTAGTCCGAACCCAACGGCTTGGCCATCGCCCATGGGAGAAAAGGCCAATATTTCTCGGAATGATGCAGAGGTACAGGTGAGAGTTGGGTGAGAGTTGAGCGATTGGAGGTTGAAACGAGGGTAGGCCTACCCGTTGTTACTCGGTTGATGCCACCCGCTCTGCGCCGCAACATTACATTGACCTTTGCCTGGGGAATTCGAGAAAACTCTCTGTACCAGTCATCAAATGATACTCCATACACTACCTTAGCTGGAAAGACTCTTACCTGGGTTAATTCCGGGTCCC
The DNA window shown above is from Colletotrichum lupini chromosome 7, complete sequence and carries:
- a CDS encoding tyrosinase central domain-containing protein, translating into MSPSLLSAFSVLLFATSFFLPIKAAAPSYNFTQEAINNGDALAQLAAQALANSKELHQRSGAFANSTCTPDKVRVRREWRTLPAEQRRAFVAAIECMQSSPSLYEPGVMPAAKTLYDDFVAIHLKQTPVIHRTANFQVWHRLYTDVFEQKVRECGYTGTFPFWEWGYDAEDPTLSPLFDGSDTSIGSNGAFVPHEGLEIHQAHTNVTLKLEPGSGGGCVMSGPFSKMTVNLPVVQNTDTPLAADPRCLQRDLNKHVSSRHTTFRNTTLLLTEHNTLESFWGFLNGDDRYINPFELGVHAAGHWQLGGDSGNNFFISPADPAFFLHHSQIDRVYWIWQMLDWENRQDIFGTVTMQNIPPSRNGTLDDLVDLRPLAEPRKLRDLMSTIGIGGSPFCYVYEG
- a CDS encoding trichothecene 3-O-acetyltransferase, giving the protein MMPTKPTLSVVVHSEPSRLQMQAAKRRSSFHPRASRSAVSVATTADSPAIGAGLSRHTGQRCFLGLWAQAMWITLNFRRDPELTQVRVFPAKVVYGVSFDDWYREFSRIPQAKVNAYPRFNLQSLNSHPTLTCTSASFREILAFSPMGDGQAVGFGLGLALGDVFSGTVGWRWGLHAAAILHVVVLAIALTSLAFMSYVLGIVTDSDAAQHMRQPLNIVLLGTGVALVPEGGPNELWENEPFTSVCITVFLDVRGFSMLTSSLYSLPAPVCGLLTNIAVAVFLSRLEHPMPSRLLVLGVDFLLRDGGDVRLPLRISSDTVAFSDICILQVTSKNMDEPIEILGQQPTLKIYTQIAVCFSVEDDQSYANITKTLTSGLERLTAGFPWVAGQIINEGASEGNTGIFKIAPLEPTPPLIVKDLREDPSVSSMKDMKTSGFPFAMLDESIVCPRPTLPIDPNLVGKPEPVFITQATFIKGGLILAFLGHHQVLDGTGQGQLIKLLSKACKGEDFTEEEIATGNLSRHNIIPLLDDFEGGLETDAMIIKPSATPATAPATCSWAYFDFSAASLSALKSLASETVKSGYITTDDALTAFIWQSISRIRMGIPQTFPALIQSMTKNSMAIKDLVERPLGEAASQLRSAVDPTALSYGVRALATLMNQAADKSVFSFTGTLHLDRDLAFSSWAKLDLYEHDFGLGLGKPESVRRPQFTPVESLGYLLPKALDGSIALAICLRDEDMNGLKKDELWLKYSKYIGK